From Mercenaria mercenaria strain notata chromosome 17, MADL_Memer_1, whole genome shotgun sequence, the proteins below share one genomic window:
- the LOC123536612 gene encoding uncharacterized protein LOC123536612 translates to MSTPSKKRRVIAYQSKYGSDVINIYKCGDCQGFFPSLQTIHTHFESCAKKLNPPACQNQFPLEECPAKTVKASDQNISLTEYTSKNGTITNSVSSNGTQQHLEGTKDASSKVIESVNSSNIDHRQLEDVSVEVSATSVDSSKGFVFESGDTFNELTVKSNNLNRNDSQIGSSGEIKTELFDLAGGKANELASDSINISNRNHQVELDTLCETKTESFDSSKEICHLLGDTSNGFVSESLIISNGSQFQLEGTPTETTKQSNRNQFQTVKASREIEFESINALNGNVGRPSDETTVAGFNSSCGNQNDQEETSKSIDILVDKQVESEETSDTFTNINKTECKLFGNHYSAGTGIIGELKCETVSEEDDADIVEINVSSGPFCASYDANCRLTSKNSDIRFSCTTPIDTLVGLSGNRKRKFCDEQSCNASISAPVPITVTTVNTNCSENYRTVDTKRNDSIYVECVIEDSNEEENEAKFTPFEQDLHVSFNYQISDNNSLTSDLPCRQSNIENMNKNQTGEVGCLDEKDEKLADIYDEPQYQSTKKFSKNIENTNNYVTDQVKVTPLENNRNISNCNGNDSKINNAGIDYTGSEVPDPSNSILHIKCEETGNCVVSVDISSTNTEKKVVSNSELMSDEKMEDLVLEGCIETFSEKVSQDLGINIDQQLMRCHTKECISENKSANKNDTIRPNQSRVLITYNEKENTDLNLECEDNVICVENNMLPSAVDISDEQRTLEDRTRIEFVEMDNHLELRKRESNLNALDKDVTNTFQYKLKHLSVTLERLDIPSAMKWITEESPNINENESGLRENTGQLNNCMGSEEQNEPCKGISQTVIADKEAVVQSISNDHGSNKYKCHDAETRSSSLNEKEPSRYTRENTFCEDNKSDGHLSIKINNEVETKPVRCIEEIRNDETGPDNGFVSEDLLEGNAAAEDSVLNKNCKYCEKCNTHFTELSCYINHLILYHHPAYTRTDLTWCPFCTSRSYSSYYNSQLNRHISFVHKLDEMKCLRCELRFDTYCKLHKHVNVCKARFPRRLHTQPLFYSKRVQCGKCKAFHVYKPSSNSGDILKDIVRTLPNDKEVNVLKGKNEKLQGSTAKVVPDDGLQCKACKLVFKHLTCALNHAIIAHMKDTLKTKCSLFHKKISKGVCGLCNKGHAIVFLPVKKMRDLLLTCGNRKSASEQLNSIDKKSLAMIRDGLVKYYCYKNPEEVLYIGHDNHFCKECNNHVGPFVCGLNHMIVTHFSRANIDIAVKSCFLNRRMKSKKCLKPCNNRHFFIVPDIRRLKYCLAYESEDNTDHMNESLKEGQLSLTSFESSIIKKLREILVIDKALKKSKLEYNLKIDVNVVAAKTKEEISRDMEYRVAYVNANFICRLCHSQYSQYSCCKSHVLTEHTVLYNYRKGSEVYTCPECMMNFYSLHQLDVHLEQLHSIYKFTCIKCDARFSTYSAYCSHVKHGKSFIQTHFNEKLSCQKCRLLHNCTVQNGEEELITSLSSENEIIFKNVRTDRTMHVDESRPSSEIADHSEQNKDSYSDVAFDGQQFVCLVCLKQFKELRCCFTHVVMLHYQKADLICNICQKTSRQKFAHISHLKDKHGLEAHYCRHCYTGFECIVLRDNHAEHCKTRTNKVPENVDENLCRKCYSVHTHLQEGNADSSCDECELGFSSIGCAKNHFYHKHFPSWVILASSKNVFRCPCGKEVLKRSELTLHIKNNHGSKKDKIDQGKTLPPENQEKLENIDYDSYFRTKEDLDNKCVGCEHVHIIASNTGRVKKRKATTSCKVCQKTFSGPNCLQNHVLADHSSKFQPRQCVGCGLHFAGSRTLKRHQNEYLTLNDGQENEMVVDKACRRNVAIVKCDECKEIHQHQFSLEEKQLKTAKSPKAIKDERHRKVDYHRKVHKCCTCSLVFTNWKDLMAHRRSIHGKIKDEKGVICQVCNKETDKNMFYSEHLKQVHCSFAFVQGEFLDDFERNFSCVYCEKNFSFVMDVQMHLRSKHFGKQLAARKHYRPELEGILTKGLRILQCPVCLKLENGSVRCHIDQHFNDILGKEKSKETVCDICGKGFRFKCTLVEHKASHAGTRKYKCPICEKSFIYLVNLQTHSLVHGEKKEKCSICGMKFTLPHHVRAHIKRKHPDHA, encoded by the coding sequence ATGTCTACACCGAGCAAGAAAAGACGGGTTATAGCGTATCAGTCTAAATATGGCTCTGACGTCATCAATATTTACAAGTGTGGGGACTGTCAAGGTTTTTTCCCGTCCTTGCAAACTATTCACACGCATTTTGAATCCTGTGCTAAAAAATTAAATCCGCCAGCATGTCAAAATCAATTTCCATTAGAAGAATGTCCAGCAAAAACAGTAAAAGCTTCTGACCAAAACATATCTCTAACGGAATACACTTCCAAAAATGGAACCATAACCAATTCAGTAAGTTCAAACGGAACCCAGCAGCATTTAGAAGGCACAAAAGACGCTTCTAGTAAAGTCATAGAATCAGTAAATAGTTCAAATATAGACCACCGGCAGTTAGAAGACGTTTCTGTTGAAGTTAGTGCTACATCAGTTGACTCTTCCAAAGGATTCGTATTTGAATCAGGTGACACTTTCAATGAACTCACTGTcaaatcaaacaatttaaataGAAACGATTCACAGATCGGCTCTTCGGGTGAAATAAAGACTGAACTATTTGACTTGGCAGGTGGTAAAGCCAATGAACTTGCTTCCGactcaataaatatttcaaacagaaacCATCAAGTCGAGTTAGACACTCTCTGCGAAACGAAAACTGAATCATTTGACAGTTCAAAAGAAATTTGTCATCTTTTAGGAGACACGTCTAATGGATTTGTGTCTGAATCATTAATCATTTCAAATGGAAGTCAGTTTCAGCTCGAAGGCACTCCCACCGAAACTACAAAACAGTCAAACAGAAACCAGTTTCAGACAGTAAAAGCATCACGGGAAATTGAATTTGAATCAATAAATGCTCTTAATGGAAACGTAGGCCGCCCTTCGGATGAAACCACAGTCGCGGGTTTTAATAGTTCATGCGGAAATCAGAATGATCAGGAAGAAACCTCTAAAAGCATAGACATTTTAGTAGATAAGCAGGTAGAGTCAGAAGAAACTTCAGATAcctttacaaatataaataaaactgaatgCAAATTATTTGGAAATCATTACAGCGCAGGTACAGGCATAATTGGAGAACTTAAATGTGAAACTGTTTCTGAAGAAGACGATGCAGACATAGTAGAGATTAATGTTTCAAGTGGTCCATTCTGTGCAAGTTATGACGCAAATTGTAGACTTACAAGTAAAAATTCAGATATTCGTTTTTCGTGCACAACGCCTATTGACACCTTAGTGGGCTTGTCTGGGAATCGAAAGCGGAAATTTTGTGATGAACAGAGTTGCAATGCTAGTATTTCTGCTCCTGTGCCAATCACCGTTACAACGGTAAACACCAACTGCTCTGAAAACTACCGAACAGTAGATACGAAAAGAAATGATTCTATTTACGTAGAATGTGTTATAGAAGACTCCAACGAAGAAGAAAATGAAGCCAAATTCACTCCATTTGAACAAGATTTACATGTATCATTCAATTACCAGATATCTGACAATAATTCTCTTACATCAGATTTGCCTTGCAGGCaatcaaacattgaaaatatgaataaaaatcaaaCTGGTGAAGTTGGATGCTTGGATGAAAAAGATGAAAAACTAGCAGATATTTATGACGAACCCCAATACCAGAGTACTAAAAAATTctctaaaaatattgaaaatacaaataattatgtgaCCGATCAAGTGAAAGTAACTCCATTAGAAAATAACAGGAATATCTCTAACTGTAATGGAAATGATTCAAAAATTAATAATGCAGGAATTGATTACACCGGCAGTGAAGTTCCGGATCCGTCAAATTCGATCTTACATATTAAGTGCGAAGAAACAGGAAATTGCGTAGTATCAGTTGATATTTCGTCAACAAACACGGAAAAGAAGGTCGTTTCAAACAGTGAGCTCATGAGTGACGAGAAAATGGAAGATTTAGTATTAGAGGGGTGTATTGAAACATTTTCTGAGAAAGTCAGTCAAGACTTAGGTATAAACATAGATCAGCAACTTATGAGGTGTCACACTAAAGAATGTATCAGTGAAAACAAATCAGCTAACAAAAACGATACGATAAGGCCTAACCAGTCGCGTGTATTGATCActtataatgaaaaagaaaacacagaCCTAAATCTAGAATGCGAAGATAACGTTATTTGTGTTGAGAATAATATGTTACCTTCAGCAGTGGATATTTCTGATGAGCAACGTACCTTAGAAGATCGTACTAGGATAGAGTTCGTTGAGATGGATAATCATTTAGAGTTAAGAAAACGAGAAAGTAACCTGAATGCACTTGACAAAGATGTTACAAATACATTTCAGTATAAACTTAAACATCTATCTGTGACTCTCGAACGTCTCGATATACCTTCAGCTATGAAGTGGATTACTGAAGAGTCTCCTAATATAAACGAAAATGAATCCGGTTTACGTGAGAATACTGGTCAGTTAAATAATTGCATGGGATCGGAAGAACAAAATGAACCTTGTAAGGGAATTAGCCAGACTGTCATTGCCGATAAAGAAGCAGTGGTACAATCAATTTCAAATGATCATGGAAGTAACAAATATAAATGCCACGACGCTGAAACGCGTAGTAGTAGTTTGAATGAGAAAGAACCAAGTAGATATACTAGAGAAAACACTTTTTGTGAAGATAATAAATCGGACGGGCATcttagtattaaaatcaataacgAGGTAGAAACTAAACCGGTAAGATGCATTGAAGAAATCAGAAATGACGAAACAGGCCCTGATAACGGTTTTGTTTCGGAAGATTTACTAGAAGGAAACGCAGCAGCTGAAGACAGCGTATTGAATAAAAACTGTAAATACTGTGAAAAATGTAACACACATTTCACTGAACTCAGTTGTTACATTAATCATTTAATATTATATCATCATCCTGCTTATACCAGAACAGACTTGACTTGGTGTCCATTTTGTACTAGCAGATCATATAGCAGTTACTATAATAGCCAGTTAAACAGACACATAAGCTTCGTGCACAAgcttgatgaaatgaaatgtctTAGGTGTGAACTGAGATTTGATACATATTGTAAATTGCACAAACATGTAAATGTTTGCAAAGCAAGATTTCCAAGACGTCTTCACACTCAACCACTTTTTTACTCTAAAAGGGTTCAATGCGGGAAATGTAAAGCTTTTCATGTTTATAAACCTTCAAGCAATTCAGGCGATATCCTCAAAGACATTGTTCGAACACTTCCCAATGACAAAGAAGTAAatgttttaaaggggaaaaatgaAAAGCTTCAAGGAAGTACAGCGAAAGTTGTCCCAGATGATGGTCTTCAGTGTAAAGCATGTAAGCTCGTGTTTAAACATTTAACATGTGCTTTGAATCATGCTATTATTGCCCACATGAAAGACACTTTAAAGACCAAATGCAGTCTTTTCCATAAAAAGATAAGCAAAGGTGTATGTGGTTTATGCAATAAAGGGCATGCGATTGTATTCCTGCCAGTCAAAAAGATGCGAGATCTTTTATTAACTTGTGGAAACAGAAAAAGTGCTTCAGAACAGTTAAACTCAATTGATAAAAAGTCTCTGGCCATGATACGAGATGGTCTGGTAAAGTACTATTGTTACAAGAATCCAGAAGAAGTTCTGTATATAGGGCATGACAATCATTTTTGTAAGGAATGTAATAATCATGTTGGACCGTTTGTTTGCGGTTTAAATCATATGATTGTGACACATTTTAGTCGAGCTAACATTGATATTGCAGTTAAATCCTGTTTTTTGAATCGAAGAATGAAGAGCAAGAAATGTTTGAAACCTTGCAACAACAGACATTTTTTCATAGTTCCAGATATACGTAGACTGAAGTATTGTCTTGCATATGAATCTGAAGACAATACTGATCATATGAACGAATCGCTCAAAGAAGGTCAATTATCACTTACATCTTTCGAGTCTTCCATCATCAAAAAACTGCGAGAAATATTAGTCATAGATAAGGCATTGAAAAAGTCTAAATTAGAATACAATTTGAAAATAGACGTGAATGTTGTTGCCGCAAAAACAAAGGAAGAAATATCCAGAGACATGGAATACCGAGTAGCCTATGTAAATGCAAACTTCATATGCCGCTTGTGTCACTCACAATACAGTCAGTATTCTTGCTGTAAAAGCCACGTGTTAACGGAGCATACAGTCCTCTACAATTACAGAAAAGGTTCAGAAGTGTATACATGCCCAGAATGTATGATGAATTTTTATTCTTTACATCAACTAGACGTTCATCTTGAACAACTTCACAGCATTTACAAGTTCACGTGTATAAAATGTGACGCAAGATTTAGCACATACAGTGCGTattgtagtcatgtcaagcatggCAAAAGTTTCATACagacacattttaatgaaaaactgtCTTGTCAAAAATGTAGACTCTTGCATAATTGTACAGTGCAAAATGGAGAAGAGGAACTGATTACTTCTTTATCATCAGAAAATGAGATCATCTTCAAGAATGTACGGACAGACCGAACAATGCATGTGGACGAAAGTCGGCCTAGCTCTGAAATTGCAGACCATTCAGAACAAAACAAAGATAGTTATTCAGATGTTGCTTTTGATGGTCaacagtttgtttgtttagtATGTCTGAAACAGTTTAAGGAATTAAGATGTTGTTTCACACATGTAGTTATGCTGCACTACCAAAAAGCGGACCTGATATGCAATATATGTCAGAAAACCTCCCGTCAAAAATTTGCACACATTTCTCACTTGAAAGATAAACATGGACTTGAAGCTCACTACTGTCGTCACTGCTACACGGGATTTGAATGTATCGTTTTGCGCGATAATCACGCGGAACATTGCAAAACTCGGACAAACAAAGTGCCAGAAAATGTCGATGAAAATCTGTGTCGCAAATGTTACTCTGTCCACACACACTTGCAAGAAGGTAATGCAGATTCATCATGTGACGAATGCGAATTAGGATTTTCAAGTATCGGATGCGCAAAGAATCACTTCTATCATAAACATTTTCCATCATGGGTCATCCTGGCTTCCTCCAAAAATGTATTCAGGTGTCCATGTGGAAAAGAAGTTTTAAAGAGATCTGAATTAACTTTACACATTAAGAATAACCACGGttcaaaaaaagacaaaatagatCAAGGTAAAACACTTCCACCAGAAAATCAGGAAAAATTAGAAAACATTGACTATGATAGTTATTTCAGAACCAAGGAAGATTTGGATAACAAGTGTGTGGGATGCGAACACGTTCATATCATCGCCTCAAATACTGGACGAGTAAAAAAGAGGAAGGCAACCACATCGTGTAAGGTTTGTCAAAAAACATTTTCTGGTCCTAACTGTCTGCAAAACCATGTACTAGCTGATCATTCAAGTAAATTCCAGCCGCGGCAATGTGTCGGATGTGGCCTTCACTTTGCAGGATCACGGACACTTAAACGTCATCAAAATGAATATCTGACTCTAAACGATggacaagaaaatgaaatggttgTTGACAAAGCATGTCGCAGAAATGTTGCCATTGTTAAATGTGATGAATGTAAAGAAATACATCAGCATCAGTTCTCCTTGGAAGAAAAGCAACTAAAAACAGCAAAATCTCCAAAAGCTATCAAAGATGAAAGGCACAGAAAAGTAGATTATCATAGAAAGGTACATAAATGCTGTACTTGCAGTCTTGTTTTTACAAATTGGAAAGACTTAATGGCTCATCGGAGGTCTATACATGGAAAGATCAAAGATGAGAAAGGAGTCATATGCCAGGTTTGCAATAAGGAAActgacaaaaacatgttttactccGAACATTTGAAACAAGTACATTGCAGCTTTGCATTTGTTCAAGGTGAATTTCTGGATGACTTTGAAAGGAATTTTTCATGTGTTTATTGCGAAAAGAACTTTTCATTTGTGATGGATGTCCAAATGCATCTTCGCTCAAAGCATTTTGGAAAACAACTTGCTGCCAGGAAACATTACAGACCTGAGCTAGAGGGAATCTTAACGAAAGGACTTCGTATCCTCCAGTGTCCAGTTTGTTTGAAACTTGAAAACGGTAGTGTCCGCTGCCACATAGATCAACATTTCAATGATATTTTAggtaaagaaaaatcaaaagaaactgtttgtgacaTTTGTGGTAAAGGTTTTCGGTTTAAGTGCACACTTGTAGAACATAAAGCTTCCCACGCCGGCACTCGAAAGTACAAATGCCCCATTTGTGAAAAGTCGTTCATATATTTAGTTAATCTACAAACGCATTCTCTGGTGCATGGAGAGAAGAAGGAAAAATGTTCAATATGCGGGATGAAATTCACATTACCTCATCACGTGAGAGCacatattaaaagaaaacatccTGATCATGCGTAA